In Zunongwangia profunda SM-A87, the following proteins share a genomic window:
- a CDS encoding DUF4870 domain-containing protein — protein sequence METYSAMREDRQMLMIMHLSQLLDFVTGIGGFIVPLILWATQKDKIQDMDEQGKEIINFQISLFIYSIVCIPLIFLFGLGFLFLILVGILGLIFPIINAIKASNGEPTNYPMTIRIIQ from the coding sequence ATGGAAACGTATAGTGCAATGCGAGAAGACAGGCAAATGTTAATGATTATGCATTTGAGTCAGTTACTGGATTTTGTTACCGGAATAGGAGGTTTTATTGTACCGCTGATCTTATGGGCAACACAAAAAGATAAAATTCAGGATATGGACGAGCAGGGGAAAGAGATCATAAATTTTCAGATTAGTCTATTTATTTATTCAATAGTTTGTATTCCGTTGATATTTTTATTCGGTTTAGGATTTTTGTTTTTAATTTTAGTAGGTATCCTGGGGTTAATTTTTCCGATTATCAACGCGATCAAAGCTTCTAATGGAGAGCCAACGAATTACCCAATGACGATTAGAATCATCCAATAA